A single Dechloromonas denitrificans DNA region contains:
- a CDS encoding M48 family metallopeptidase encodes MPPPASPEPTHRIVIAGLAVAYHLKRSQRRTIGLAIDHRGLRVGAPLRARQGDIEALIHQHGQWVLDKLAAWRDRPPPGKLTVTDGTVISVVGAPLTVALVPASRARWQLAGDRVELSPSPSTDANKLLEKALREKARQLFAERLAHYAPQLGVPPPPLRLSSARTRWGSCSHRGGIALNWRLIFMPLALIDYVVNHELAHLKEMNHSPRFWSVVEQLCPDWRARRLELRQLGRTIPTI; translated from the coding sequence ATGCCGCCACCGGCCAGTCCTGAACCCACCCACCGCATCGTCATTGCCGGGCTGGCCGTCGCCTATCACCTGAAGCGCAGCCAGCGCCGGACCATCGGCCTGGCCATCGACCATCGCGGCCTGCGCGTCGGGGCGCCCCTGCGCGCCCGCCAGGGCGACATCGAGGCACTGATCCACCAGCACGGCCAATGGGTGCTCGACAAGCTTGCCGCCTGGCGCGACCGCCCGCCCCCGGGCAAACTGACGGTGACCGACGGCACGGTGATTTCGGTCGTCGGCGCGCCATTGACCGTCGCTCTCGTCCCGGCCAGCCGCGCCCGCTGGCAGCTTGCCGGCGACCGGGTGGAACTCAGCCCGTCGCCAAGCACCGACGCCAACAAGTTGCTGGAAAAAGCCCTGCGCGAGAAAGCCCGCCAGCTATTCGCCGAACGGCTCGCCCATTACGCGCCGCAGCTCGGCGTGCCGCCCCCGCCGCTCCGCCTTTCCTCGGCCCGCACCCGCTGGGGCAGCTGCAGCCACCGCGGCGGGATCGCGCTCAACTGGCGGCTGATCTTCATGCCGCTGGCGCTGATCGATTACGTGGTCAACCACGAACTCGCCCACCTCAAGGAAATGAACCACAGCCCACGCTTCTGGTCTGTGGTGGAACAACTTTGTCCGGACTGGCGCGCCCGCCGGCTGGAACTGCGGCAACTCGGCCGCACCATCCCAACCATCTGA
- a CDS encoding phosphoserine transaminase, with protein MNRMPNNPLNSLNFSGGPGVLPESVLQQVQEAIRAVPEVGLSILGISHRSDWFAAVVAELEANIRSLMNLPADYHVLFLQGGATQQFSMLPMTLLAGQATPADYLHTGYWSGKALPEARRVGPVRIAWSGQPGGFRHLPDDAELDFQADAPYLHYVSNETVEGLQFHRVLGRDDVPRICDMSSDFLSAPGDFERFSLIYAHAQKNIGPAGVTVVVVKDALLKDAPDTLPGFLDYRAQIAAHSIYNTPPVFAIYVVLLVSRWLRDEIGGLAAMDQRNTEKSRQLYQALDDNNDFYLGRAAGKDRSKMNVAFNLPSPELEQKFIAAALAAGFSGLAGHRSIGGIRASLYNGLQLAAVEKLVDFMDQFKSRNR; from the coding sequence ATGAACAGAATGCCAAACAACCCGCTGAACAGCCTGAATTTTTCCGGGGGGCCGGGCGTCCTGCCGGAAAGCGTTTTGCAGCAGGTGCAGGAAGCGATCCGGGCGGTACCGGAGGTCGGCCTTTCGATCCTTGGGATCAGTCATCGTTCGGACTGGTTCGCCGCGGTCGTCGCCGAGCTCGAAGCCAATATCCGCAGCCTGATGAATCTGCCCGCCGACTACCACGTTCTTTTCCTGCAGGGCGGCGCGACGCAGCAGTTTTCAATGCTCCCGATGACGCTGCTGGCCGGCCAAGCCACCCCGGCCGACTACCTGCACACCGGCTACTGGAGCGGCAAGGCGCTGCCCGAGGCGCGTCGCGTCGGGCCGGTGCGCATCGCCTGGAGCGGCCAGCCGGGCGGCTTCCGGCATTTGCCGGATGACGCCGAACTGGATTTCCAGGCGGACGCCCCCTACCTTCATTACGTCTCGAACGAAACCGTCGAAGGCCTGCAGTTCCACCGCGTCCTCGGCCGCGACGACGTGCCGCGCATCTGCGACATGTCCTCCGATTTCCTCTCGGCGCCCGGCGACTTCGAGCGATTTTCGCTGATCTACGCCCATGCCCAGAAAAACATCGGGCCGGCCGGCGTCACCGTGGTCGTCGTCAAGGACGCATTGCTCAAGGACGCCCCCGACACGCTGCCGGGCTTTCTCGACTACCGGGCGCAGATCGCCGCCCATTCGATTTACAACACGCCGCCGGTTTTCGCCATCTACGTCGTCTTGCTGGTCAGCCGCTGGCTGCGCGACGAAATTGGCGGCCTGGCCGCGATGGATCAACGCAATACCGAAAAATCCCGGCAGCTCTATCAGGCGCTCGACGACAACAATGACTTTTACCTCGGGCGAGCGGCCGGCAAAGATCGCTCGAAGATGAACGTCGCCTTCAATTTGCCGAGCCCGGAACTCGAGCAGAAATTCATCGCCGCCGCGCTCGCCGCCGGTTTTTCCGGCCTGGCCGGACACCGCAGCATTGGCGGAATCCGCGCCTCGCTGTACAACGGACTGCAATTGGCGGCGGTCGAAAAGCTGGTCGATTTCATGGACCAATTCAAATCGCGTAACCGCTAA
- a CDS encoding lysophospholipid acyltransferase family protein encodes MIAIRSTLFMVYAFFWSLATIPLVMFSALVLRGLWGYRAGKLWRLGIQAGVENLLDIRPRVIGLENMPAEPCVILAKHQSAWETMTIQDYVPNGAYCVFVLKKELLRIPLLGWGLAAMKMISIDRKAGRDALDQVVNQGRERLQQGFYVIIFPEGTRVAPGQTKRYKAGGAYLAARVGCKVVPIAHDAGELWPRQAFLKKPGQITMSIGPAFDATGMSEQQVNQRAEAWIEAEMRRISPHRYSDAATGQS; translated from the coding sequence ATGATCGCCATCCGCTCGACGCTGTTCATGGTCTACGCCTTCTTCTGGTCGTTGGCCACCATTCCGCTGGTGATGTTTTCCGCCCTCGTCCTACGCGGCCTCTGGGGTTATCGCGCCGGCAAGCTGTGGCGCCTCGGCATCCAGGCCGGCGTCGAGAACCTGCTCGACATCCGTCCCCGGGTAATCGGCCTGGAGAACATGCCGGCCGAGCCCTGCGTCATCCTCGCCAAGCACCAGTCGGCGTGGGAAACGATGACCATCCAGGACTACGTGCCGAACGGCGCCTACTGCGTCTTCGTGCTGAAGAAGGAACTGCTGCGCATTCCGCTGCTCGGCTGGGGCCTGGCCGCCATGAAGATGATTTCGATCGACCGCAAGGCCGGCCGGGATGCCCTCGACCAGGTGGTCAATCAGGGGCGCGAGCGCCTGCAACAGGGCTTCTACGTCATCATCTTTCCCGAGGGCACCCGCGTCGCCCCCGGCCAGACCAAGCGCTACAAGGCAGGCGGCGCCTATCTCGCCGCCCGCGTCGGCTGCAAGGTCGTGCCGATCGCCCACGACGCCGGCGAACTCTGGCCACGCCAGGCTTTCCTGAAAAAGCCCGGACAGATCACGATGAGCATCGGCCCGGCCTTCGACGCCACCGGGATGTCCGAACAGCAGGTCAACCAGCGCGCCGAAGCCTGGATCGAAGCGGAAATGCGCCGCATCTCGCCGCACCGCTATTCCGATGCCGCCACCGGCCAGTCCTGA
- a CDS encoding ABC transporter substrate-binding protein, whose product MVRIFLLLLALLAASPAVFAEDSAVDRISANKTLRVCIWPDYFGISYRDPKTQQLSGIDIDMAKALGRDLGVRVEFIDSSFARLIADLTEERCDIAMFAIGITPLRVEKLRFTKPHLASDIYAITTQSNRRIKTWNDIDKPGAVVAVAKGTLHEPVMAGKLKFATLKVFDTPHAREQEVESGRADVFMTDFPYSLRMLKTTDWARLIKPDSAYHITPYAYAMRPGDDRWHTRVEQFVADVKRSGELKAAAERHGLLAIAVLD is encoded by the coding sequence ATGGTGCGCATCTTTCTGCTGCTTCTCGCGCTGCTGGCGGCCTCCCCGGCGGTTTTTGCCGAGGACAGCGCAGTCGATCGCATCAGCGCCAACAAGACGCTGCGCGTCTGCATCTGGCCGGACTATTTCGGCATCAGCTACCGCGACCCGAAAACGCAGCAACTGTCCGGCATCGATATCGACATGGCCAAGGCGCTCGGCCGCGACCTCGGCGTGCGGGTCGAATTCATCGACAGCTCGTTCGCCCGGCTGATCGCCGACCTTACCGAGGAGCGCTGCGACATCGCCATGTTCGCCATCGGCATCACCCCGCTGCGCGTCGAAAAGCTGCGCTTCACCAAGCCGCACCTGGCCAGCGACATCTACGCCATCACCACCCAGAGCAACCGCCGGATCAAGACCTGGAATGACATCGACAAGCCGGGCGCCGTAGTCGCCGTCGCCAAGGGCACGCTGCACGAACCGGTAATGGCCGGCAAGTTGAAATTCGCGACGCTCAAGGTCTTCGATACGCCGCATGCCCGCGAACAGGAAGTCGAATCCGGCCGGGCCGACGTCTTCATGACCGACTTTCCTTATAGCCTGCGCATGCTGAAGACCACCGACTGGGCGCGACTGATCAAACCGGACAGCGCCTACCACATCACCCCCTACGCCTACGCCATGCGCCCCGGCGACGACCGCTGGCACACCCGGGTCGAGCAGTTCGTCGCCGACGTCAAGCGCAGCGGCGAACTGAAGGCGGCAGCCGAACGGCACGGCCTGCTGGCCATCGCCGTCCTCGACTGA
- a CDS encoding ATP-grasp domain-containing protein yields MTTTAKAIAKTVPTSPPPDTDRKMTNHSATPFLGLAPFLRMSIAGGDLRQVAQSLLEQAGNEQTNAALWMNLSTAFFSIGQREMGLSIQEQALLLQRTYRIPAPRQPARFRLLMLMAAGDLAENTPLDCLLENGDIDLIFYYASPDAPLPPSLPAHDALLVAIADGEANRPILQGLEALLRDWPKPVLNAPQHIPNTERGAASALLQQIPGLLMPPTRQISRAALQAIAGGDARLSDVFADCQFPVILRPVGSQAGRDLARIDDLPGITRYLAGVADPSFYLSRFIDYTDANGVFRKYRIALIAGQPFACHMGISAHWMIHYVNAGMYEDSAKRAEEAAFMDNFAAFAERHGDALKAIYQRAKLDYLCIDCAETRDGELLIFEIDHVMVVHAMDPADLFPYKQEHMLKVRRAFENLLFGLSAPQPLAL; encoded by the coding sequence TTGACGACCACCGCCAAAGCCATCGCTAAAACCGTTCCGACCAGTCCGCCACCCGACACCGACCGCAAGATGACCAATCATTCCGCTACCCCCTTCCTGGGCCTCGCTCCTTTCCTGCGCATGAGCATCGCCGGCGGCGATCTGCGCCAAGTCGCCCAGAGCCTGCTGGAGCAAGCCGGCAACGAGCAGACCAATGCCGCTCTGTGGATGAATCTGTCCACCGCTTTTTTCTCCATCGGCCAAAGAGAGATGGGCTTGTCGATACAGGAACAGGCGCTGCTGCTGCAGCGCACCTACCGGATTCCGGCGCCCCGGCAGCCGGCCCGCTTTCGCCTGCTGATGCTGATGGCGGCCGGCGATCTGGCTGAAAACACGCCGCTCGACTGCCTGCTCGAAAATGGCGATATCGACCTGATCTTCTATTACGCCAGCCCCGACGCCCCGCTGCCGCCCAGCCTGCCGGCCCACGACGCCCTGCTCGTCGCGATTGCCGATGGCGAGGCCAACCGCCCGATCCTACAAGGACTCGAAGCCTTGCTGCGCGATTGGCCCAAGCCGGTGCTCAACGCCCCCCAGCACATTCCGAATACCGAACGGGGTGCCGCCAGCGCGCTGCTCCAGCAGATTCCCGGCTTGTTGATGCCGCCCACCCGGCAGATCAGCCGCGCCGCGCTGCAGGCGATCGCCGGCGGCGATGCCCGGTTGAGCGACGTCTTCGCCGACTGCCAGTTTCCGGTCATCCTGCGCCCGGTCGGCTCCCAGGCCGGCCGCGACCTGGCCAGGATCGACGATCTTCCGGGCATCACGCGCTATCTGGCCGGCGTCGCCGACCCGAGCTTCTACCTGTCGCGCTTCATCGATTACACCGACGCCAATGGCGTCTTCCGCAAATACCGGATCGCACTGATTGCCGGTCAGCCGTTTGCCTGTCACATGGGCATCTCGGCGCACTGGATGATTCACTACGTCAATGCCGGGATGTACGAAGACAGTGCCAAGCGGGCCGAAGAAGCGGCCTTCATGGACAATTTTGCCGCCTTCGCCGAACGCCATGGCGACGCGCTCAAGGCGATTTATCAGCGCGCCAAGCTCGACTACCTGTGTATCGACTGCGCCGAAACGCGGGACGGCGAGCTGCTGATCTTCGAAATCGACCACGTCATGGTGGTGCACGCCATGGACCCCGCCGACCTCTTTCCCTACAAGCAGGAACACATGCTGAAAGTCCGCCGGGCGTTCGAGAATCTGCTTTTCGGCCTGAGCGCACCTCAGCCGCTGGCACTGTGA
- a CDS encoding B12-binding domain-containing radical SAM protein: MINPPSIVLTTLNAKYIHASLGLRYLLANMGDLKPRTALREFTIGRPAQEIVDELLLLVPGLASTPPIIGFGVYIWNVLQTTAVLRLLKAARPDIKVILGGPEVSHETNEQEITRLADHVITGWGDLSFAKLCRALLHGPRPLSKVIAGEQPALDQLVLPYAEYSAADLAHRLLYVEASRGCPFKCEFCLSALDKTAWAFDLERFLAEMDGLYRRGARNFKFVDRTFNLKIDVSVRILQFFLDRLPAADATSPADALFVHFEVVPDHLPDRLKAMIARFPSGVLQFEVGIQSFNIDVQQRISRRQDNAKAEANLRWLVEASHAHLHTDLIFGLPGETLDSFAAGFDRLYDLRPHEIQLGILKRLRGTPITRHTAEYGMLYDENPPYSVCQTGAVDAATVQRFGRFARYWDMLANSGRFKQTLPLLLGQWQPASGEAAARTEPSPFQAFLDFSDWLWQSTGKTTGLTPESLVDLLFDYLVARSGWPAPTARSALLADYVASGARGAPRALHGQLPKREPPQPRVKPLTQRQGHHQAGLN; this comes from the coding sequence GTGATCAATCCGCCGAGCATTGTCCTGACGACGCTCAACGCCAAGTACATTCATGCCTCCCTGGGCTTGCGCTATCTGCTGGCCAACATGGGCGACCTGAAGCCACGGACCGCGTTGCGCGAATTCACCATCGGCCGCCCGGCTCAGGAAATCGTCGATGAGCTGTTGCTGCTCGTGCCCGGGCTGGCGTCTACGCCGCCGATCATCGGTTTCGGCGTCTATATCTGGAATGTGTTGCAGACGACGGCAGTGCTGCGCTTGCTCAAGGCGGCGCGGCCGGACATCAAGGTGATTCTCGGTGGTCCCGAGGTCAGCCATGAAACGAACGAACAAGAGATCACCCGGCTGGCCGATCATGTCATTACCGGCTGGGGCGATCTGAGCTTTGCCAAGCTGTGCCGGGCTCTGCTGCATGGCCCGCGTCCCTTGAGCAAGGTGATCGCCGGCGAGCAGCCGGCACTCGACCAGTTGGTGCTGCCCTACGCCGAGTATTCTGCTGCCGATCTGGCGCATCGCCTGCTCTACGTTGAGGCTTCGCGCGGTTGTCCGTTCAAGTGCGAGTTCTGTTTGAGCGCTCTCGACAAGACTGCCTGGGCCTTTGATCTCGAGCGCTTCCTGGCCGAGATGGACGGCTTGTATCGGCGCGGTGCGCGCAATTTCAAGTTTGTCGACCGAACCTTCAACCTGAAAATCGATGTTTCCGTCCGTATCCTGCAGTTCTTTCTCGACCGACTGCCTGCCGCCGATGCCACCTCGCCGGCTGACGCACTGTTCGTTCATTTCGAAGTCGTGCCGGACCATCTGCCAGACCGGCTCAAGGCGATGATCGCCCGGTTTCCGTCCGGCGTGCTGCAGTTCGAGGTGGGTATTCAGAGCTTCAACATCGACGTCCAGCAACGCATCTCGCGCCGGCAGGACAACGCCAAGGCTGAAGCCAACCTGCGCTGGCTGGTCGAGGCGTCGCATGCCCACCTGCACACCGATCTGATTTTCGGCTTGCCCGGCGAAACGCTGGATAGCTTTGCCGCCGGGTTCGACCGCCTGTATGACCTGCGGCCGCACGAAATTCAACTGGGCATCTTGAAACGCTTGCGCGGCACCCCGATTACCCGGCACACAGCCGAGTACGGCATGCTCTATGACGAAAACCCGCCGTACTCCGTGTGCCAAACCGGGGCTGTTGATGCCGCCACCGTGCAGCGCTTCGGCCGCTTCGCGCGCTACTGGGACATGCTTGCCAACTCGGGGCGGTTCAAGCAAACCCTGCCGCTGCTGCTCGGTCAGTGGCAACCAGCGTCGGGGGAGGCTGCGGCCCGCACCGAACCTTCACCGTTTCAGGCATTTCTCGATTTTTCCGACTGGCTGTGGCAAAGCACTGGGAAGACGACCGGCCTGACCCCGGAATCGCTGGTCGATCTTCTCTTCGATTATCTGGTAGCCCGCAGCGGCTGGCCGGCGCCAACCGCTCGCTCAGCCCTGTTGGCCGACTATGTCGCGAGTGGCGCGCGGGGTGCGCCGCGCGCCTTGCACGGGCAATTGCCGAAACGGGAACCGCCGCAGCCACGGGTCAAGCCGCTGACTCAACGCCAGGGACACCACCAGGCTGGTCTCAACTAA
- a CDS encoding cold-shock protein — translation MATGTVKWFNDSKGFGFITPDQGGEDLFAHFSAIVSSGFKTLAEGQKVSFDVTTGPKGLQASNIKPE, via the coding sequence ATGGCAACAGGTACCGTCAAGTGGTTCAATGATTCAAAGGGTTTTGGTTTTATTACGCCGGACCAGGGTGGTGAAGACCTTTTTGCACATTTTTCAGCAATTGTCTCCAGCGGCTTCAAGACCCTGGCCGAAGGCCAGAAAGTCAGCTTCGACGTGACGACCGGCCCGAAGGGCCTGCAGGCTAGCAACATCAAGCCTGAGTAA
- a CDS encoding FlxA-like family protein translates to MVAAIGSGSSSVSSASSGNSSQIAALEKQLAALQKQLASAQKDASTEAGAEKVKLIQQQIAELQAKIAQLKAQKESGTSSGTTEATPEAKSSSASSDSAVGTNVDTFV, encoded by the coding sequence ATGGTAGCGGCAATCGGTTCGGGTTCAAGCAGTGTTTCCAGCGCCAGCAGTGGCAACAGTTCGCAGATAGCCGCACTGGAAAAGCAGTTGGCGGCCCTGCAAAAGCAATTGGCCAGCGCCCAGAAGGACGCCTCGACGGAGGCTGGCGCGGAGAAAGTCAAACTCATCCAGCAACAGATCGCCGAGTTGCAGGCGAAGATCGCCCAACTGAAAGCCCAGAAGGAGAGCGGCACCAGCAGCGGGACGACGGAGGCCACACCAGAGGCGAAATCGTCCAGCGCCTCATCCGACTCGGCCGTCGGGACAAACGTCGATACCTTCGTCTAG
- the gmhB gene encoding D-glycero-beta-D-manno-heptose 1,7-bisphosphate 7-phosphatase, with product MKLVILDRDGVINFDSAQFIKNPAEWKPIPGSLEAIAQLNQSGYKVVVATNQSGIGRGLFDMDTLNQIHEKMHKALYTLGGRIDAIFYCPHAADSDCECRKPKPGMFKRISQTLNIDLNGVPAIGDSLRDLQAGVALGCQPILVHTGKGDKTKAEGNLPEGTLEFADLAQAVDWILRKGKA from the coding sequence ATGAAACTCGTCATCCTCGACCGCGACGGCGTGATCAACTTCGATTCGGCCCAGTTCATCAAGAACCCGGCCGAATGGAAGCCGATCCCCGGCAGCCTGGAAGCGATCGCCCAGCTCAACCAGAGCGGTTACAAGGTGGTCGTGGCGACCAATCAGTCCGGCATCGGACGTGGCCTGTTCGACATGGACACGCTGAACCAGATCCATGAAAAGATGCACAAGGCGCTATACACGCTGGGCGGACGGATCGATGCGATTTTCTACTGCCCGCACGCCGCCGACTCCGACTGCGAGTGCCGCAAGCCGAAGCCCGGCATGTTCAAGCGGATTTCGCAGACCCTGAATATCGACCTGAACGGCGTACCGGCCATCGGCGATTCCCTGCGCGACCTGCAGGCCGGCGTCGCGCTGGGTTGCCAGCCGATCCTGGTGCATACCGGCAAGGGCGACAAGACCAAGGCCGAAGGCAATCTGCCGGAAGGCACCCTGGAGTTCGCCGACCTCGCCCAGGCGGTCGACTGGATACTGCGCAAAGGCAAGGCATGA
- the gloA gene encoding lactoylglutathione lyase, giving the protein MRILHTMIRVGDLDRSIAFYTEVLGMQLLRRHDYPEGRFTLAFVGYGPEESEAVLELTHNWDTPAYDLGNGYGHVALAVPDAAAACSEIAKRGGKVVRPAGPMKHGSTVIAFVEDPDGYKIELIEKRP; this is encoded by the coding sequence ATGCGCATTCTGCACACCATGATCCGCGTCGGCGATCTCGACCGCTCCATCGCTTTCTATACCGAAGTCCTCGGCATGCAGTTGCTGCGCCGGCACGACTACCCGGAAGGCCGCTTCACGCTGGCTTTCGTCGGCTACGGTCCGGAAGAAAGCGAGGCGGTGCTCGAACTGACCCACAACTGGGATACGCCGGCGTACGACCTGGGCAACGGCTACGGTCACGTGGCACTGGCCGTCCCGGATGCCGCAGCGGCCTGCAGCGAAATCGCCAAACGCGGCGGCAAGGTGGTGCGCCCGGCCGGGCCGATGAAGCATGGCAGCACCGTCATCGCCTTCGTCGAAGACCCGGACGGCTACAAGATCGAGCTGATCGAAAAGCGGCCGTAA